The Syntrophorhabdaceae bacterium nucleotide sequence TTATATCCTGACTGGTGCGAAAGGAAGACCTTCACGGATGGTCCGTTCCCTTCTCTTTGATACGAAGGAAGAGGAGGAGCATAACTGGAAACTCTTCAGAAAGTATCAGCGGATGGAGCAGAACGAGGTCCGCTATGAGTCATTCCTCGTCGATGACGCCGAGATGATAGTTATTGCCTATGGTATCGGGGCGCGGATCGTAAAAGGCGCCATTAAGAGGCTGCGCCAGGAGAACCTGAAGATCGGGATGATACGCCCCATCACGCTCTGGCCTTTTCCCGCGAAGATAATCAGGGAGACCGCGAAAAAGGTTGCTGATTTTTTTGTCTTCGAGATGAGCACAGGACAGATGATCGAAGATGTGAAGCTTGCCCTCGAGGGTAGAGGAAATATCCATTTCTACGGCAGACCCGGCGGCGTTATCCCCACGCCGATCGAATTGTTCCGGGTGATATCAAGACACTACTACCAAACCAGAAGAGGGAAAAAATAGTGAAGCAGGTCTATGCCCGTCCCAAATCCTTAAAGGCAGCCCATTTCCATTATTGCCCGGGCTGCGGTCACGGTATCATCGGGCGCCTGATCGTGGAGGTCATCGACGAGATGGACCTGCAGGAGAAGGCAATATGTGTTGCGCCGGCCGGATGCGGCATGCTTGTCTACAATTATTTTGATATCGATACGCTCGAGTCCGCTCATGGCAGGGGCGCCGCGGTTGCAACAGGGATCAAGCGTGTGCGGCCGGAGAACCTCGTATTTTCTTATCAGGGCGACGGCGACCTTGCGGCAATAGGCACGGCAGAGGGCTTCCACGCGGCAAACCGCGGTGAGCCGATCACCATCATCTTTGTCAACAACGGTGTCTACGGGATGACCGGCGGACAGATGGCCCCCACAACGCTCTCCGAACAGGTGACAACAACAACGCCCTCCGGGAGGAATACGGCAACGGCAGGCCATCCTGTAAGGATATGCGAGGTGTTTGCGGTGCTTGATGGCACAACGTACCTCGAAAGAGTGGCGGTTAATAAGCCTGCGGCGATCGTCAAAGCGAAAAAGGCAATCGCGAAGGCCTTCCGGAATCAGCTCCAGGGAGATGGATTTTCACTTGTAGAGATC carries:
- a CDS encoding thiamine pyrophosphate-dependent enzyme, whose translation is MKQVYARPKSLKAAHFHYCPGCGHGIIGRLIVEVIDEMDLQEKAICVAPAGCGMLVYNYFDIDTLESAHGRGAAVATGIKRVRPENLVFSYQGDGDLAAIGTAEGFHAANRGEPITIIFVNNGVYGMTGGQMAPTTLSEQVTTTTPSGRNTATAGHPVRICEVFAVLDGTTYLERVAVNKPAAIVKAKKAIAKAFRNQLQGDGFSLVEILSPCPTNWKMSPIDSCRWIDDVMAKQFPLGVIKDTTCS